From Camelina sativa cultivar DH55 chromosome 7, Cs, whole genome shotgun sequence, one genomic window encodes:
- the LOC104700001 gene encoding probable receptor-like protein kinase At2g42960, producing MSSESSLSAGMSKKVSFLGLTGMKLWVLICLVVCTFVVLVLCILSLWIAFRRKSRRSSHKLLPFSQIPHVAKDIRVDDRVGGFQNHNENLGFTTADKSSDRNSGKMMSYLGRTKSSDNDSISQCSSVHHHERACSSHSGEEGSFGNAWRQASLSQGGLVTASPLVGLPEISHLGWGHWFTLRDLQLATNRFSAENVIGEGGYGVVYKGRLINGNDVAVKKLLNNLGQAEKEFRVEVEAIGHVRHKNLVRLLGYCIEGVNRMLVYEYVNSGNLEQWLHGALGKDSTLTWEARMKILVGTAQALAYLHEAIEPKVVHRDIKASNILIDDDFNAKLSDFGLAKLLESGESHITTRVMGTFGYVAPEYANTGLLNEKSDIYSFGVLLLETITGRDPVDYERPANEVNLVEWLKMMVGTRRAEEVADPRIEPKPATRALKRALLVALRCVDPEAEKRPKMSQVVRMLESDEHPFREERRNRRSRTASMEIVETTEESADTSKRPGHSENHTTEPEKTGV from the exons ATGTCTTCTGAGAGTTCTTTGAGTGCTGGAATGTCTAAGAAAGTCTCGTTTTTAGGTTTGACGGGTATGAAACTGTGGGTATTGATTTGTTTGGTAGTTTGCACATTTGTAGTTTTGGTTCTCTGTATCCTCTCTCTATGGATTGCATTCCGACGAAAGTCCCGGAGATCATCTCACAAGCTATTACCTTTCAGTCAAATACCACACGTGGCCAAAGATATCAGGGTTGATGATAGAGTTGGTGGGTTTCAAAATCATAATGAAAATTTGGGTTTCACAACTGCTGACAAATCTAGTGACAGAAACTCGGGAAAGATGATGTCTTACTTGGGAAGAACCAAGTCTAGTGATAATGATAGTATAAGTCAATGTAGCTCTGTGCATCATCATGAAAGAGCTTGTAGTTCTCACTCCGGTGAAGAAGGAAGCTTTGGAAACGCTTGGAGACAAGCTTCCCTTTCGCAGGGTGGACTTGTAACAGCATCTCCTTTGGTTGGTTTGCCAGAGATATCTCATCTTGGTTGGGGACACTGGTTTACTCTTCGGGATCTTCAGCTAGCCACCAACCGTTTTTCTGCTGAAAATGTAATTGGTGAGGGTGGTTATGGAGTAGTTTATAAGGGTAGACTCATTAACGGTAATGATGTTGCTGTGAAGAAGCTTCTCAACAATCT GGGACAGGCTGAGAAGGAGTTCCGGGTTGAAGTTGAGGCTATTGGTCATGTACGGCACAAGAACCTTGTAAGGCTTCTAGGATATTGCATAGAGGGTGTTAATAG GATGCTTGTTTATGAGTATGTGAATAGTGGTAACTTAGAACAATGGTTACATGGAGCCTTGGGGAAAGATAGCACTCTCACTTGGGAGGCCCGCATGAAGATTCTTGTCGGTACTGCACAAGC GCTAGCCTATTTGCATGAAGCAATAGAACCAAAAGTAGTCCACAGAGACATTAAAGCAAGCAATATCCTGATTGATGATGACTTCAATGCAAAGCTTTCCGATTTTGGGTTAGCCAAGCTCTTAGAGTCGGGTGAGAGTCACATTACAACTAGAGTCATGGGAACCTTTGG CTATGTAGCACCCGAATATGCCAATACAGGTCTATTGAATGAGAAGAGCGACATTTATAGCTTTGGTGTCCTACTGCTAGAAACTATAACTGGAAGAGATCCAGTTGACTATGAACGTCCAGCTAATGAG GTGAATCTGGTTGAATGGCTAAAGATGATGGTTGGAACAAGAAGAGCTGAAGAAGTTGCTGATCCAAGAATTGAGCCCAAACCCGCTACACGTGCTCTGAAACGTGCACTTCTCGTTGCCCTGAGATGTGTGGATCCTGAAGCAGAGAAACGACCTAAAATGAGCCAGGTTGTGCGGATGCTTGAATCCGATGAGCACCCTTTTCGTGAG GAGCGGAGGAACAGAAGGAGTAGAACAGCGAGTATGGAGATTGTCGAGACCACAGAGGAATCAGCTGACACAAGCAAACGGCCTGGTCACTCAGAGAACCACACTACAGAACCTGAGAAGACTGGTGTATAG